The Ooceraea biroi isolate clonal line C1 chromosome 7, Obir_v5.4, whole genome shotgun sequence genomic sequence ACTATTTGCGCAATTACCTTGCTGATCTTCACGCTTGAAGCATGGCACGTAACCATAATACGAATCGGATGATATGCTGAACTGGCTGATAGTCACCATATTGTACATATCAGCGATCATCGGCTTAACCACCCACACCATAATTGAAcgtatttatcaaataaacaAAGAATTGTTAAGTTTTGAAACTAACGATGCAGATTATTGCACAATACGAATGAATTGCGTATTCTAACCTAACAAGATCAAAGACGCGGATTGCAAGTTgtattcaaatatataatattcacagCAATACCGACAACACGACAAATACTGACCCCCGATTCGAGAGTCGAGAGTTTATACCACGTACATAAAGTCGCATACACACGGTGAGTTGCCGAATTTCACCAAACTTCAACCAATCCTCTCCTCTTATCCGCTTGGGAGTCCAATTGAAGTTCTCTGATTGGCTGCTTAGCAATGAATCTATGGAGCGCATGCTGCGCCGCCGGGGCACAGAACTTTCAAAGTATCGGTGAACTAAAAATACATCTGAGAAACATGAAAATTTGTACATttgaaaaatagtattttcaATCAGGGATATGTCTAATGCAAAGGTTGACGAGTTAGATTGGTTGCAAGTACGAGAAGAGTTAGATAGCGCGTATGTTCAGGAGACGATACTTGAAAGGACGAAACGTAAATCGCGCGAGAATCCATTCGTACCGATAGGTAAACTAACCTCTAACGTTCGCCGTGTGAAAATCCGATCTTTTAAATCcaattcatataattttcttaatttatttaaatgaacgtgcaaaatgcaatatgctttgaaaagaaataaaatattcagttaAAATGTATGCAGTTTTTATAGAAGCAGTactgcattatatttttgcataataatgtagactgagaaattattaaaaatctggCGAAATACAAGCGAGTTTTAGCAACTGATTATGTTTCCAGGATGTATTGGAACTGCAGCAGCACTGACTTATGGACTTTACAACTTTTACAGAGGAAATAGACAAATGCAACAATATATGATGCGAACGCGTGTTGCTGCTCAAGCATTCACAATTTTTGCCATGGTAGCAGGATTTATATTAATCGGACCGAAATCAAAGTAAAACATCGTGACATTAGTTTATGAGCATTATTACTATCTGTTTCTCCTGCTGTAtggaaaatgtatataaactatttttgcaCTCGTTATATCGAGTGAAATATATCTAGTAAATACAATGTATTTCTAGACGAGAACAATGTTTTAAAGCAGGcatgtaaaaatgtatttataattataactatgattatatttaatacaaataatgttaattgcCAAAACATATTCTTGATATCTTTTCGTACAACATAAAACTATATGGATAAATTTCATAGCAACTTATTTTCCTTGAAATTACATGCACaagttatattacataataaactCTTTGGAAGCAAAGGCATAGtggataattatataaaaaaataaccattatttttgtttattatattttttatttgttgcatacataaatatacgtGTATTCGTCTTACAACCCTATTAGATATTGCAATGTTCCtacatattttgtaataaattcttaaatgCATAGGgctacttttatttcttttttttattaatataactccaaaatataacgtaaaaaaatgagaaattatttcaccaaaatcttttgtacttttataCTCCTCTACGTCTCCACTTACTCTCAAATTTTCGATACATAccgaattatatataataaatatgtaatatgaatACATAGTTTTCAgtcaaaacaatatttttccattaatatttattaaaccgAGTATAACCATGTATCTAATCAAACAATATGTATCTTTTTCCTATCTTTAATACGTTAAATTAAAGCATTTGCTTTAATATACATTACTTCTGGATTGTAAAACACTGacgtagaaaataaaaaaatcctacCATATATATCTCTTTCGATGTACAATAATTCGGCACTTACGGTTTTCCCGTAAAAAAATGGTAAAAATGTTATGTTacgcgttatttttattagagGAAGCTAAGTGAGGCTTTAGGGTAATGGCACTTTGTTTAAACGCACCGCTGATACTCAGTGAACGTGAGCGCAAGCTTGTTAGACTATTTGTGGAACTACAACTGCTTAAACTAGTACTAGGTGTGAGATCAAAAATTGTTTGTACAGTAGGCCTTCCAGATGTATAATCCGACGGGATCGATTCTGCAATGAAAGGCGCAGTAATTAAGAAATGACTGAccgaatttaaaattttgagaaGGGTCTCGtcaaattttatgatttatgaaaaattgtaacTTGCATATTTACCTATTAAAGGTGTCTCATCGTATAAAGAACCTTGTCTTTTATTGCTTATAAAAGAGTTTCTTGTACTTTCAATGCTGGATACTCTTTGAATAACTTCTGCGGCATGCTTCCACCTCGAATGATCGTGAGTCTGTGCCGACAAGAGCTTCGACCATTTTTGAGCTTCCTCCTTCGATTCGAACCTAATCGACAATGACTTATCCATGCCATTGTTAGAATTGTTTATCAGAAGTTCTTTGCTGGAAGATTTCGATAATTGAACCGACGTTCCCtgcaaaaacaaatatataaaaattacttgaaataaagtaataaatttacgGCAAGAGATGTATATAAGATGCTAACTTTATCAACTGGTATCACGTGCTCCGGGTTTTGAGCTTCCTCTGCGTGTTTCTTCGATTCCcaaatcttcaaataaaatcCTTGTAGACGTGCCCAGTAATTCTGACCGTCTATGTTCACGCTGCCGATGCACGCTTCTTTGCTAATGCATTCTGGCTGCGCCGCCAATCGACAACAAAAGTGGCCGAAGAGCGGTAGAGAGTGATACTTATTTTCTGGAAGAAGAAATCATGATACTggagtattataatatattctatataatatacactATCATAAATATACGCTGAATCTCTCGTGTAACTTACcgacattattaataacaagatCATGCGTGTGAATATTGTCATCCGTGTCGTCTAGGGTCAGTTTTGCACGAGCTACCAGGTCAAACTGTGGCCCActgaaaaaacaatttcttatgAAAATGTTCACGATGGAAATGTGCTGAACTCGTACATTCATCAAATAAGAAACGACCTACGTCTTAGCGGAACTGAATTCGTCACGGAGCGAAGCGGCAAGCTTTTTGCCAACAGTTTTAGAGATGGACGAATGAatagtttttttaattctccTTGGCGTACTAGCGATACTTAGATCCTCTTGCAAAACGTGGCTGTAAATTTCTAAGACTACTTCGAACTCAGCAGGCACATTGTTACTGAAAGCAGACGTACAGTAAGTAACGTAAGTAACAAagtataactttttaatattacaacgCTACAACATTTTAATGTACGTTTATCAAATTAACAGCACAACGACTGAATAGCTATAAGAATAGTTGGACAATTTATCAAAGCTTACAATATCAAGACATCGGCAAAACTGAGATCTGTATGAGCTCTATCGATGGGGCACAATAAGGAAGTGTCATGGATTTCCGTGCCCACTCGTGCCAAACAAAATACAGCGAATCGACGATGATCCCCGCGATTCTTGAAGTGATCAGAATCTCGCCACATTAGTGGTATTCTAAGATCCGAAATCGACAATTTGCCCATACTTCCAGGAATGCTGGAAAACGTATACGTTATTTAGCGCTATCACTAGTAGAATGACTAACTAAATTATGTTTctttacgttatttttaccAAGAAATTAACGTACCACGGTTTTTTCAGAAGTTCGCGGCGACGACTCTGCAATTCCGCCATGTAAACCGACATTCTTTCATTGGAAGTAAGCAAAGCCTTGGCCGCTTCCAAGCTCTGAGCGCGATGTTTTGCAGCCGCGAGAAGCCTTGCTGAACCTTCTCTCATCTTGATTTCCACCTCGATTTTTTGCTCAAGATCGTACTCCTGAAACATACAATCATCGATGATATTTTAGTAATTAACTCAATCGTCGTTGTATAAA encodes the following:
- the LOC105277570 gene encoding HIG1 domain family member 2A, mitochondrial gives rise to the protein MSNAKVDELDWLQVREELDSAYVQETILERTKRKSRENPFVPIGCIGTAAALTYGLYNFYRGNRQMQQYMMRTRVAAQAFTIFAMVAGFILIGPKSK
- the LOC105277569 gene encoding rhotekin-2 isoform X4, whose protein sequence is MSMIRSQNVTEYDLEQKIEVEIKMREGSARLLAAAKHRAQSLEAAKALLTSNERMSVYMAELQSRRRELLKKPCIPGSMGKLSISDLRIPLMWRDSDHFKNRGDHRRFAVFCLARVGTEIHDTSLLCPIDRAHTDLSFADVLIFNNVPAEFEVVLEIYSHVLQEDLSIASTPRRIKKTIHSSISKTVGKKLAASLRDEFSSAKTGPQFDLVARAKLTLDDTDDNIHTHDLVINNVENKYHSLPLFGHFCCRLAAQPECISKEACIGSVNIDGQNYWARLQGFYLKIWESKKHAEEAQNPEHVIPVDKGTSVQLSKSSSKELLINNSNNGMDKSLSIRFESKEEAQKWSKLLSAQTHDHSRWKHAAEVIQRVSSIESTRNSFISNKRQGSLYDETPLIESIPSDYTSGRPTVQTIFDLTPSTSLSSCSSTNSLTSLRSRSLSISGAFKQSAITLKPHLASSNKNNA
- the LOC105277569 gene encoding rhotekin-2 isoform X3 yields the protein MAPRRKNIQTSRRSLNEEYDLEQKIEVEIKMREGSARLLAAAKHRAQSLEAAKALLTSNERMSVYMAELQSRRRELLKKPCIPGSMGKLSISDLRIPLMWRDSDHFKNRGDHRRFAVFCLARVGTEIHDTSLLCPIDRAHTDLSFADVLIFNNVPAEFEVVLEIYSHVLQEDLSIASTPRRIKKTIHSSISKTVGKKLAASLRDEFSSAKTGPQFDLVARAKLTLDDTDDNIHTHDLVINNVENKYHSLPLFGHFCCRLAAQPECISKEACIGSVNIDGQNYWARLQGFYLKIWESKKHAEEAQNPEHVIPVDKGTSVQLSKSSSKELLINNSNNGMDKSLSIRFESKEEAQKWSKLLSAQTHDHSRWKHAAEVIQRVSSIESTRNSFISNKRQGSLYDETPLIESIPSDYTSGRPTVQTIFDLTPSTSLSSCSSTNSLTSLRSRSLSISGAFKQSAITLKPHLASSNKNNA
- the LOC105277569 gene encoding rhotekin-2 isoform X2, with the translated sequence MAPRRKNIQTSRRSLNEVCYKENNYLCCLNDYQTRVRRRESIRNARTHAEYDLEQKIEVEIKMREGSARLLAAAKHRAQSLEAAKALLTSNERMSVYMAELQSRRRELLKKPCIPGSMGKLSISDLRIPLMWRDSDHFKNRGDHRRFAVFCLARVGTEIHDTSLLCPIDRAHTDLSFADVLIFNNVPAEFEVVLEIYSHVLQEDLSIASTPRRIKKTIHSSISKTVGKKLAASLRDEFSSAKTGPQFDLVARAKLTLDDTDDNIHTHDLVINNVENKYHSLPLFGHFCCRLAAQPECISKEACIGSVNIDGQNYWARLQGFYLKIWESKKHAEEAQNPEHVIPVDKGTSVQLSKSSSKELLINNSNNGMDKSLSIRFESKEEAQKWSKLLSAQTHDHSRWKHAAEVIQRVSSIESTRNSFISNKRQGSLYDETPLIESIPSDYTSGRPTVQTIFDLTPSTSLSSCSSTNSLTSLRSRSLSISGAFKQSAITLKPHLASSNKNNA
- the LOC105277569 gene encoding rhotekin isoform X1, whose protein sequence is MNSCFPHLAILNPRNASKPRDRINDRCITSSEDTRTRSRSPALPGKNDVFQDLDLYYVRQIARNSKEYDLEQKIEVEIKMREGSARLLAAAKHRAQSLEAAKALLTSNERMSVYMAELQSRRRELLKKPCIPGSMGKLSISDLRIPLMWRDSDHFKNRGDHRRFAVFCLARVGTEIHDTSLLCPIDRAHTDLSFADVLIFNNVPAEFEVVLEIYSHVLQEDLSIASTPRRIKKTIHSSISKTVGKKLAASLRDEFSSAKTGPQFDLVARAKLTLDDTDDNIHTHDLVINNVENKYHSLPLFGHFCCRLAAQPECISKEACIGSVNIDGQNYWARLQGFYLKIWESKKHAEEAQNPEHVIPVDKGTSVQLSKSSSKELLINNSNNGMDKSLSIRFESKEEAQKWSKLLSAQTHDHSRWKHAAEVIQRVSSIESTRNSFISNKRQGSLYDETPLIESIPSDYTSGRPTVQTIFDLTPSTSLSSCSSTNSLTSLRSRSLSISGAFKQSAITLKPHLASSNKNNA
- the LOC105277569 gene encoding rhotekin-2 isoform X5 gives rise to the protein MNGKIMSSQEYDLEQKIEVEIKMREGSARLLAAAKHRAQSLEAAKALLTSNERMSVYMAELQSRRRELLKKPCIPGSMGKLSISDLRIPLMWRDSDHFKNRGDHRRFAVFCLARVGTEIHDTSLLCPIDRAHTDLSFADVLIFNNVPAEFEVVLEIYSHVLQEDLSIASTPRRIKKTIHSSISKTVGKKLAASLRDEFSSAKTGPQFDLVARAKLTLDDTDDNIHTHDLVINNVENKYHSLPLFGHFCCRLAAQPECISKEACIGSVNIDGQNYWARLQGFYLKIWESKKHAEEAQNPEHVIPVDKGTSVQLSKSSSKELLINNSNNGMDKSLSIRFESKEEAQKWSKLLSAQTHDHSRWKHAAEVIQRVSSIESTRNSFISNKRQGSLYDETPLIESIPSDYTSGRPTVQTIFDLTPSTSLSSCSSTNSLTSLRSRSLSISGAFKQSAITLKPHLASSNKNNA